In Emcibacteraceae bacterium, a single window of DNA contains:
- the mce gene encoding methylmalonyl-CoA epimerase: MIKKLNHVAIAVPDLEAAIKLYKDVLGADVAGVVDLPAHGVTVAFVDLGNTKIELLYPLGDHSPILSYLNKNSSGGIHHICFEVEDIKDARDRLLEKGMRIIGKSEPALGAHGKPVLFLHPKDFCGTLIELEQI; encoded by the coding sequence ATGATTAAAAAATTAAACCATGTGGCAATAGCCGTACCGGATCTGGAAGCAGCTATTAAGCTTTATAAAGACGTGTTGGGGGCGGATGTCGCGGGTGTTGTTGATCTTCCGGCACATGGTGTTACGGTCGCATTTGTTGACTTGGGGAATACGAAAATTGAACTGCTTTATCCGCTTGGGGATCATTCACCAATTCTGTCTTATTTAAATAAAAATTCGTCAGGGGGTATTCATCACATTTGTTTTGAAGTAGAAGATATAAAAGATGCACGCGACCGATTGCTCGAAAAAGGTATGAGAATAATCGGAAAATCAGAACCGGCGCTGGGTGCCCACGGCAAGCCGGTGCTCTTTCTTCATCCAAAGGATTTTTGCGGCACACTTATTGAGCTTGAGCAGATTTAG
- a CDS encoding proline--tRNA ligase: protein MRLSNYFIPTIKENPAEAQIVSHRLMLRSGMIRQSSAGIYIWLPTGLRVMNKIADIVREEQGRAGAIELLMPTIQPAELWQQSGRYDAYGKEMLRITDRSEREMLYGPTNEEMITDLFKNNVKTYKDLPLNLYHIQWKFRDEVRPRFGIMRGREFLMKDAYSFDLDFEGAKDSYNKMYVAYLRTFARLGLVAIPVRADAGAIGGDLSHEFQILAETGESTLYYDKGIESFELASLTGDIESETVSKLQSYYAMEEEKHDPENCPVPAENLRTAKGIEVGHIFYFGKKYSEPMGAKVAGPDGREVVVEMGSYGIGVSRLVGALIEANHDDKGIIWPEAVAPFKVGIINLRAKDEACTAACDDLYQKMQDRGIEVLYDDRDAGPGAKFADMDLIGLPWQVVVGPKGLEKGVYELKNRRTDERIELGLDELLNKLG from the coding sequence ATGCGTCTTTCAAATTATTTTATCCCGACCATCAAGGAAAATCCGGCAGAGGCACAGATCGTCTCCCACCGTTTGATGCTTCGTTCCGGAATGATCCGTCAATCAAGTGCCGGGATTTATATCTGGCTGCCGACCGGACTGCGGGTGATGAATAAAATTGCCGATATAGTCCGTGAAGAACAGGGCCGGGCTGGGGCCATTGAATTATTGATGCCAACAATTCAGCCTGCGGAGCTATGGCAACAAAGTGGCCGTTATGATGCCTATGGTAAGGAAATGCTCCGGATCACGGACCGTAGTGAGCGGGAAATGCTTTATGGGCCAACCAATGAGGAAATGATCACCGATCTTTTCAAGAATAATGTGAAAACCTACAAAGACCTGCCACTTAATCTTTATCATATTCAATGGAAATTCCGGGATGAGGTGCGCCCACGCTTTGGTATTATGCGTGGCCGTGAATTTCTGATGAAAGATGCCTATTCCTTTGATTTGGATTTTGAAGGAGCGAAAGACTCCTATAATAAAATGTATGTGGCATATCTTCGAACATTTGCGCGGCTAGGCCTGGTGGCTATTCCAGTGCGGGCCGATGCAGGGGCTATCGGGGGTGACCTAAGCCATGAATTTCAGATCCTTGCCGAAACCGGTGAAAGTACGCTTTATTATGATAAGGGTATTGAAAGTTTTGAACTGGCCTCCCTGACCGGCGATATCGAAAGTGAGACGGTAAGCAAACTGCAAAGCTATTATGCAATGGAAGAGGAAAAGCATGATCCGGAAAATTGCCCGGTACCGGCTGAAAACTTAAGAACAGCCAAGGGGATTGAAGTCGGGCATATTTTCTATTTCGGTAAAAAATATTCCGAACCTATGGGCGCGAAAGTGGCTGGCCCTGACGGCAGGGAAGTGGTTGTTGAAATGGGGTCATACGGCATTGGCGTATCGCGACTGGTCGGTGCACTGATTGAAGCCAATCATGATGATAAAGGGATTATCTGGCCGGAAGCGGTTGCCCCCTTTAAAGTCGGGATCATTAATTTACGCGCTAAAGATGAAGCTTGTACTGCTGCCTGTGATGATCTTTACCAAAAGATGCAGGACCGTGGCATCGAAGTGTTATATGATGACCGTGATGCGGGACCAGGTGCCAAGTTTGCGGATATGGATCTTATTGGCCTGCCGTGGCAGGTGGTTGTGGGGCCTAAAGGTCTTGAAAAAGGTGTTTATGAGCTTAAAAACCGTCGTACTGATGAACGGATAGAACTTGGCCTTGATGAACTGCTCAATAAATTAGGATAA
- the nuoL gene encoding NADH-quinone oxidoreductase subunit L yields MYQAIVFLPLLAAIIAGLFGARIGDRGSQIITCGALIISALLSWVAFFSVALAHGDHAEHVQVLSWIVSGDFNINWAFKIDTLTAVMLVVVNTVSCLVHIYSIGYMSHDPHIPRFMAYLSLFTFAMLMLVTSDNFVQMFFGWEGVGLASYLLIGFWYKKPSACAAAIKAFVVNRVGDFGFALGIFAIFMTFGSADFAVVFSDVASYTDKSIHFLGMDLDLLTTICILLFVGAMGKSAQLGLHTWLPDAMEGPTPVSALIHAATMVTAGVFMVARCSPLFEYAPAAMDFVCIIGASTAFFAATVGMSQFDIKRVIAYSTCSQLGYMFFALGVGAYGAAIFHLFTHAFFKALLFLGSGSVIHASSDEQDMRNMGGLRTKIPVTFWMMTIGTLALTGFPFFAGYYSKDMIIESAFASGTGVGQYAFGLGVVAALMTSFYSWRLVFMTFFGKSRASKHVQDHVHESPQVMLVPLYILAAGALFAGYIFHNYFVGEHYEEFWGSALFLAGENVMEEAHHVPTWVVISPFIAMVIGLATAWYFYIKQPDMPGKFVKTFRFAHALSYNKWYFDELYDILFVRSAMKLGMIFWKRGDEDTIDRFGPDGVSALVVRVADKFKQLQTGYLYHYAFAMLIGLSAFVSWFVLGGQ; encoded by the coding sequence ATGTATCAGGCTATTGTCTTCCTCCCGCTACTTGCTGCGATCATTGCCGGACTGTTTGGTGCCCGGATTGGGGATCGTGGTTCACAGATTATAACGTGTGGTGCGCTGATCATATCAGCACTCCTGTCATGGGTGGCATTCTTCAGTGTCGCGCTTGCTCACGGCGACCATGCGGAACATGTACAGGTATTAAGCTGGATTGTTTCCGGTGATTTTAATATCAACTGGGCCTTTAAAATTGATACGCTGACGGCGGTTATGCTGGTGGTTGTTAATACGGTATCGTGCCTCGTGCATATTTACAGTATTGGCTATATGAGCCACGATCCGCACATTCCGCGCTTTATGGCCTATCTGTCACTCTTTACATTTGCCATGCTGATGCTGGTAACATCAGACAATTTTGTTCAGATGTTCTTCGGCTGGGAAGGGGTTGGCCTTGCATCATACCTTCTGATCGGGTTCTGGTATAAAAAACCAAGCGCCTGTGCCGCGGCCATTAAAGCTTTTGTGGTCAACCGTGTTGGTGACTTTGGTTTTGCTCTTGGTATTTTTGCCATTTTCATGACATTTGGCAGTGCTGATTTTGCCGTCGTTTTTTCTGATGTCGCGTCCTATACCGATAAATCAATCCATTTCCTGGGTATGGACCTCGATCTGCTGACAACGATTTGTATACTGCTGTTTGTTGGCGCCATGGGTAAATCGGCGCAGCTCGGTCTCCATACCTGGCTTCCTGACGCGATGGAAGGTCCGACACCGGTGTCTGCCCTGATCCATGCCGCGACAATGGTGACCGCAGGGGTTTTTATGGTGGCTCGCTGTTCACCGCTGTTTGAATATGCCCCCGCGGCTATGGACTTTGTCTGCATCATTGGGGCTTCGACCGCATTTTTTGCGGCGACCGTCGGTATGTCACAATTTGATATTAAGCGCGTGATTGCCTATTCCACCTGTTCACAGCTTGGATATATGTTCTTTGCGCTTGGTGTCGGGGCTTATGGTGCAGCGATTTTCCATCTGTTTACCCATGCTTTCTTCAAAGCACTTTTATTCCTTGGCTCCGGTTCGGTGATCCATGCCAGTTCCGATGAACAGGATATGCGCAATATGGGCGGGCTTCGCACAAAAATTCCTGTCACATTCTGGATGATGACGATCGGGACATTGGCTCTTACCGGCTTTCCGTTCTTCGCGGGATATTATTCAAAAGATATGATTATTGAATCGGCCTTTGCCTCCGGAACCGGGGTTGGTCAATATGCATTCGGGCTAGGTGTCGTTGCAGCACTTATGACCTCATTCTATTCATGGCGTTTGGTATTTATGACATTCTTTGGCAAAAGCCGCGCCAGCAAACATGTACAGGATCATGTCCATGAAAGCCCGCAGGTTATGCTGGTTCCGCTTTATATTCTGGCTGCCGGAGCACTCTTTGCCGGGTATATATTCCATAATTATTTTGTTGGCGAACATTATGAGGAATTCTGGGGCAGTGCCCTGTTCCTTGCCGGTGAAAATGTCATGGAAGAAGCCCACCATGTGCCGACCTGGGTGGTGATATCCCCCTTCATTGCCATGGTTATTGGTTTGGCAACTGCCTGGTATTTTTATATCAAGCAACCTGATATGCCTGGAAAATTTGTTAAAACCTTCCGCTTTGCGCATGCGCTGAGCTATAACAAATGGTATTTTGACGAGCTCTATGACATTCTTTTTGTCCGAAGCGCAATGAAACTGGGTATGATCTTCTGGAAACGCGGGGACGAGGATACCATTGATCGTTTCGGTCCTGATGGCGTATCGGCGCTTGTTGTCCGGGTTGCGGATAAATTTAAACAATTGCAGACAGGCTATTTATATCATTACGCGTTTGCGATGCTGATCGGGCTTTCTGCCTTTGTCAGCTGGTTTGTGTTGGGAGGACAATAA
- a CDS encoding DUF1467 family protein, with the protein MNYIGYSITFFISWWFFLFIVLPIGVTTHSELDEDVEDGIEVGSPVDANIKKKMLMASGLTVCFMILVAIIDYFDLISIK; encoded by the coding sequence ATGAATTATATCGGATATAGCATCACTTTTTTCATTTCCTGGTGGTTTTTCCTCTTCATTGTTCTGCCGATTGGAGTGACCACCCATAGTGAACTCGATGAAGACGTTGAGGACGGCATTGAGGTCGGCTCACCCGTAGATGCCAATATTAAGAAAAAAATGCTGATGGCGAGCGGTCTTACTGTATGTTTTATGATACTGGTGGCAATAATTGATTATTTTGATCTGATTTCAATTAAATAA
- a CDS encoding type III pantothenate kinase, with protein MLLAIDAGNTNIVFALHDDDRIIHKWRISSANSRTADEYMVWLSQLLKFENLDASVITGAIIATVVPQTLFPLQLLCRRYFRCEAMVVGDAKVKLDVNVKLPNPEEVGADRLVNAVAAQKKYGGPMIIIDFGTATTFDVIDDKGDYYGGVIAPGVNLSVEALSMAAAKLPRVAVEKPEKVIGNSTISAIQSGIFYGYLSMIEGMVARITAEFGGPMKVLATGGLAPLFSDASNIIEYVDQELTTYGLFEIYSANIDKK; from the coding sequence ATGCTGCTTGCAATTGATGCCGGAAATACCAATATTGTTTTTGCCCTTCATGATGATGACAGGATCATTCATAAGTGGCGTATATCCAGCGCCAACAGCAGAACAGCAGATGAATATATGGTGTGGTTGTCGCAGCTTTTAAAATTTGAAAATCTTGATGCGTCTGTCATTACCGGGGCGATTATTGCGACAGTGGTGCCTCAGACTTTATTTCCCTTACAATTATTATGTCGGCGGTATTTTCGCTGTGAGGCCATGGTGGTTGGTGATGCGAAAGTCAAACTTGATGTAAATGTGAAACTGCCTAACCCGGAAGAGGTTGGCGCTGACAGACTGGTTAATGCCGTGGCTGCGCAGAAAAAATACGGTGGACCGATGATCATAATTGATTTCGGAACGGCAACGACATTTGATGTTATTGATGATAAGGGTGATTATTATGGCGGCGTCATTGCACCGGGGGTTAACCTTTCGGTGGAAGCGCTCAGTATGGCGGCGGCAAAGCTGCCAAGGGTGGCCGTAGAAAAGCCCGAAAAAGTTATCGGCAACAGCACTATTTCTGCCATACAGTCAGGTATATTTTATGGCTATCTTTCAATGATTGAAGGAATGGTCGCCCGTATTACCGCTGAATTTGGTGGCCCGATGAAAGTATTGGCAACTGGTGGGCTTGCACCACTTTTCAGTGATGCGTCAAATATCATAGAATATGTTGATCAGGAACTGACAACATATGGTCTGTTTGAAATTTATTCAGCCAATATTGATAAGAAATAA
- a CDS encoding biotin--[acetyl-CoA-carboxylase] ligase, with translation MTEQNKMNVPGGFSHQAFLSLDSTNKEAIRRLESGAASGLWITAGEQTGGRGRGGRFWVSEPGNLYSSLIYDCGKDIYTAAQLSFVSSLAVRETILEFLPDSNVKCKWPNDVLLGNKKISGILLESHSKGLGSPIHIIIGIGINVVHHPEVTSYGSTHINEHGGQNVSPEDVFMVLSQKMAFWIEIWQNNGFEEIRKEWLNCCKGLNEMITVRTSDQEFIGRFIDLNSDGALKLETEAQIKLIHSGDVFFTS, from the coding sequence ATGACGGAACAGAATAAAATGAATGTGCCTGGTGGTTTTAGCCATCAGGCATTTTTATCACTGGACAGCACAAATAAGGAAGCAATCCGGCGGCTTGAAAGCGGTGCAGCCAGTGGCCTATGGATCACAGCAGGTGAGCAGACAGGTGGCCGAGGTCGTGGTGGACGTTTCTGGGTGTCCGAACCCGGAAATTTATACAGCTCTCTTATATATGATTGTGGAAAAGACATTTATACCGCTGCACAGTTAAGTTTTGTATCTTCCCTTGCCGTGCGTGAAACAATTCTTGAATTTCTGCCGGATAGTAATGTTAAATGCAAATGGCCCAATGATGTGTTGCTTGGGAATAAAAAAATTTCGGGCATTCTTCTTGAAAGCCACAGTAAGGGCTTGGGGTCTCCCATTCATATAATCATCGGTATTGGTATAAATGTTGTCCACCACCCGGAAGTAACAAGTTACGGGTCAACCCATATCAATGAGCATGGCGGGCAGAATGTCAGTCCTGAGGATGTTTTTATGGTTTTGTCGCAGAAAATGGCTTTCTGGATTGAAATCTGGCAGAATAATGGCTTTGAAGAAATTAGAAAAGAATGGCTGAATTGCTGTAAGGGACTGAATGAAATGATTACGGTAAGAACATCGGATCAGGAATTCATCGGACGATTTATTGACCTGAACAGTGATGGCGCGCTAAAGTTGGAAACAGAAGCTCAAATAAAGCTGATTCATTCGGGTGATGTTTTTTTCACCTCTTAA
- a CDS encoding ribonuclease J — translation MSGNHKQLLFLPLGGSGEIGMNLNLYSYDNQWIMVDCGISFADDYLPGIDLIMPDVSFIDNIKDDLLGLVLTHAHEDHIGAVVHLWPRFRCPIYVTPFSAIILRSKLAEEGLLDQVTIHEIALSGIFSLGDFEIEYVTLTHSIPEPNALRITTPLGTIFHTGDWKLDPEPIIGDVSNIQRLKEIGDAGVLAIVCDSTNVFNEKSSGSETAVRESLLELLKDKPGAIFCTTFSSNVARVETLGHVARQTDRHLCLIGRSIKRNVAAARQCGYLHDFPAILDEEDAAHLPRNKVLYVCTGCQGEARAALLRIVQDNSKHVHIAKKDTVVFSSKVIPGNELAISRIYNLLIEKSAEVITEKNAFVHVSGHPGQEELKQMYEWIKPEIVVPTHGERVHMMKQAEFAKSLGYKKTVVPKNGCVVKLAPAPAEIINEVPSGRLALDGRILIRDDDMAIIERRRVLFNGALVVHAVLEMDGSLLAPLEITPIGLPDEGGNKLEKFIDDKIHRALERAQKSHLVDDDIIKEIIRVSARKASKQYTGKETGPVTTVNLTRMTRK, via the coding sequence ATGAGCGGAAACCATAAACAGCTATTGTTTTTGCCGCTTGGCGGGTCCGGCGAAATAGGAATGAATTTAAACCTTTATTCCTATGATAATCAGTGGATTATGGTGGACTGCGGCATTTCATTTGCCGATGATTACCTGCCGGGAATTGATCTGATTATGCCGGATGTCAGCTTCATTGACAATATTAAGGATGACCTGCTTGGTCTGGTGCTGACCCATGCCCATGAAGATCATATAGGGGCTGTTGTCCATTTATGGCCGCGTTTTCGTTGTCCAATCTATGTAACGCCGTTTAGTGCTATAATACTACGGTCAAAACTTGCTGAAGAAGGATTACTTGACCAGGTTACCATCCATGAAATTGCTTTAAGTGGGATTTTTAGCCTTGGCGATTTTGAAATTGAATATGTCACCCTGACCCATTCCATACCGGAGCCAAATGCGCTGAGGATAACAACGCCGCTTGGGACAATTTTCCATACAGGGGACTGGAAACTGGACCCAGAACCAATCATCGGTGATGTCAGTAATATCCAAAGGCTTAAGGAAATAGGCGATGCGGGCGTCCTGGCGATTGTGTGTGACAGCACCAATGTTTTTAATGAAAAATCATCAGGTTCGGAAACGGCGGTCCGCGAAAGTCTGCTTGAGCTATTAAAGGATAAACCTGGGGCGATTTTTTGTACGACCTTCTCATCAAATGTGGCCCGTGTGGAAACGCTTGGGCATGTGGCACGGCAAACTGACCGCCATTTATGCCTGATTGGGCGGTCAATCAAACGCAATGTGGCAGCAGCGCGGCAGTGTGGTTATTTGCATGACTTTCCGGCAATTCTGGATGAGGAGGATGCCGCACATTTGCCGCGAAACAAGGTGCTTTATGTCTGTACTGGCTGTCAGGGAGAGGCAAGAGCAGCTCTCCTGCGGATCGTGCAGGATAACAGCAAGCATGTACATATTGCCAAAAAGGATACGGTGGTATTTTCTTCAAAAGTAATCCCGGGAAATGAACTGGCAATCTCCCGGATTTATAACCTGCTGATTGAAAAATCAGCCGAGGTTATTACAGAAAAAAATGCTTTTGTCCATGTATCGGGCCATCCGGGGCAGGAGGAGTTGAAGCAAATGTATGAATGGATAAAACCTGAAATTGTTGTTCCCACTCATGGCGAACGTGTCCATATGATGAAGCAGGCTGAGTTTGCAAAATCATTGGGATATAAAAAAACGGTCGTTCCTAAAAACGGATGTGTTGTTAAATTGGCGCCGGCCCCGGCGGAAATTATCAATGAAGTCCCGTCAGGCAGATTGGCACTTGATGGCAGAATATTGATCAGGGATGATGATATGGCTATCATAGAACGGCGGCGGGTTTTATTTAATGGTGCGCTGGTTGTTCATGCGGTGCTTGAAATGGATGGATCATTACTGGCGCCGCTTGAAATTACCCCCATTGGACTGCCGGATGAAGGGGGAAATAAACTTGAAAAATTTATCGATGATAAAATTCATCGGGCGCTTGAGCGGGCTCAGAAGTCACATCTGGTTGATGATGATATCATTAAGGAAATCATACGTGTTTCAGCGAGAAAGGCATCAAAACAATATACCGGCAAGGAAACGGGCCCGGTAACAACCGTCAATCTGACTAGGATGACCAGAAAATGA
- the nuoN gene encoding NADH-quinone oxidoreductase subunit NuoN: protein MTEIFPNLEIAYGEIFLAIGAMLLLMVGVFKKDSVNLVSWLAVGFIVITMFLSLAVGSDQTFTLSNLFVVDGFTQFMKILVLVASALAVIMSREFFRLEGEDRFEFPVLMVLATVGMMIMVSANDLMSLYMGIELQSLSLYVLAAFKRDSEKSTEAGLKYFVLGALSSGILLYGCSLIYGFIGSTNFSSIATAVAGIEEGSASFGVIVGLVFVLAGLAFKVSAVPFHMWTPDVYEGSQTPVTAFFSVAPKVAALALLARTLYVPFGDLSGSWAQVVIFMSVASMILGSFAAIMQTNIKRLMAYSSIGHVGFALLGLIAGNAEGIRGVMIYMAIYLVMNVGMFVCIMSMRRKEEGMVEDIADLSGLAQNHPVMAAFISIFMFSLAGVPPLAGFFAKWYVIIPIVNAGYFTLATIAVLASVVGAYYYIRIVKVMYFDAPAEEFVPQKSLPMKVIVTLSAILVLAFIAPQISSPVLDHAQAAAQGLSQK from the coding sequence ATGACTGAAATATTCCCTAATCTCGAAATTGCATATGGTGAAATTTTCCTCGCTATTGGGGCAATGCTGCTTTTGATGGTCGGTGTGTTTAAAAAAGACAGTGTAAATCTGGTTAGCTGGCTGGCGGTTGGTTTTATCGTCATTACCATGTTTCTTTCTCTGGCTGTTGGGTCCGATCAGACATTTACATTATCAAACCTGTTCGTCGTTGATGGTTTTACCCAGTTTATGAAAATACTGGTGCTTGTTGCGTCAGCATTGGCGGTCATTATGTCACGCGAATTTTTCAGACTGGAAGGGGAAGACAGGTTTGAATTTCCGGTTCTGATGGTCCTAGCGACCGTTGGTATGATGATCATGGTCAGCGCCAATGACCTGATGAGCCTTTATATGGGGATTGAGCTTCAAAGTCTTAGTCTTTATGTCCTGGCGGCCTTTAAACGTGACAGTGAAAAATCAACAGAAGCCGGCCTTAAATATTTTGTGCTTGGTGCCTTGTCATCCGGTATCCTGCTTTATGGCTGTTCATTGATTTACGGTTTTATCGGCAGCACCAATTTTTCATCCATTGCCACAGCTGTTGCCGGTATAGAAGAGGGCAGCGCATCGTTTGGTGTGATTGTGGGACTTGTTTTCGTTCTTGCGGGGCTCGCGTTTAAAGTTTCTGCCGTGCCGTTTCATATGTGGACACCGGATGTTTATGAAGGCTCGCAAACACCGGTTACAGCCTTTTTCTCGGTCGCGCCGAAGGTTGCTGCTCTTGCACTTCTTGCCCGGACACTTTATGTGCCCTTTGGCGATCTTAGTGGTTCATGGGCACAGGTTGTAATCTTTATGTCTGTAGCTTCGATGATACTTGGGTCATTTGCAGCCATTATGCAAACCAATATAAAACGGCTTATGGCTTATAGTTCCATCGGTCATGTCGGTTTTGCCCTTCTTGGCCTTATTGCCGGAAATGCTGAAGGTATCAGGGGCGTGATGATTTATATGGCCATTTATCTGGTCATGAATGTGGGTATGTTTGTCTGCATTATGTCAATGCGCCGTAAAGAAGAAGGTATGGTGGAGGATATAGCGGACCTTTCAGGACTTGCCCAAAATCATCCTGTTATGGCGGCCTTTATTAGTATCTTTATGTTCTCTCTTGCCGGGGTTCCGCCGCTCGCCGGGTTCTTCGCCAAATGGTATGTGATTATCCCGATCGTTAATGCCGGATATTTTACTCTGGCTACCATTGCCGTATTAGCAAGCGTTGTTGGTGCCTATTACTATATCCGGATTGTTAAGGTGATGTATTTCGATGCACCAGCCGAAGAATTTGTGCCCCAGAAATCTTTGCCAATGAAAGTGATTGTAACATTGTCGGCAATCCTCGTTCTGGCCTTTATTGCACCACAAATTTCAAGTCCTGTTCTTGACCATGCGCAAGCGGCAGCACAGGGCCTTTCCCAGAAATAG
- a CDS encoding NADH-quinone oxidoreductase subunit M, which translates to MEYFPILSTITFLPLLGVLIILSINGEKEIVERNSRNAALLTTVATFLFSLVLWFSFDKSTAGFQFVEEAKWLGGGIQYKMGIDGISVLFVLLTTFIMPICILCGWDTIKKRVKEYMIAFLLLECFMIGVFCTLDLVLFYVFFEAGLIPMFLIIGIWGGDNRVYAAYKLFLYTLLGSVLMLVAMLYMYGQAGTTDIPTLMQFNFDPHAQTWLFLAFFASFAVKMPMWPVHTWLPDAHVQAPTAGSVILAGILLKMGGYGFLRFSLPMFPVASEQLAWLIYLLSCIAIIYTSLVALRQTDMKKLIAYSSVAHMGFVTIGIFAFNIQGIEGSIVVMLAHGFVASALFLCVGVVYDRLHTRDIDRYGGLVNIMPKYALVFMFFTMASVGLPGTANFVGEVLVLVGIFKVSTWTTFFALFGVILGAAYMLYLYRRVVFGDLTKEDLKAMLDLDKREILVFAPLVILTLWLGVYPTSFMDFIHVSVDNLVTQHEASMATYHAAVQTVAGN; encoded by the coding sequence ATGGAATATTTCCCAATCCTTTCCACGATCACCTTCCTGCCGCTGCTTGGTGTTCTTATTATTTTAAGCATCAATGGCGAAAAGGAAATTGTTGAACGAAATTCACGTAATGCGGCTTTGCTGACCACTGTCGCGACATTCCTGTTTTCACTGGTTCTCTGGTTCAGCTTTGATAAATCTACTGCCGGGTTCCAGTTTGTCGAGGAAGCAAAATGGCTTGGTGGCGGCATCCAGTATAAGATGGGCATAGATGGCATTTCAGTATTGTTTGTGCTGCTGACCACTTTTATCATGCCGATCTGTATTCTGTGTGGCTGGGATACCATTAAGAAACGGGTTAAGGAATATATGATTGCCTTCCTGCTTCTGGAATGTTTTATGATCGGTGTGTTCTGTACCCTTGACCTTGTACTCTTCTATGTCTTCTTTGAAGCGGGTCTGATCCCCATGTTCCTGATTATCGGTATCTGGGGCGGTGATAACCGTGTCTATGCGGCTTATAAACTGTTCCTATATACATTGCTGGGATCGGTTCTGATGCTGGTGGCCATGCTTTATATGTATGGGCAGGCCGGAACGACTGATATACCGACATTGATGCAGTTTAATTTTGACCCGCATGCACAGACATGGCTGTTCCTGGCCTTTTTTGCTTCATTTGCGGTAAAAATGCCGATGTGGCCGGTCCATACCTGGTTGCCGGATGCGCACGTACAGGCACCGACTGCCGGTTCTGTTATACTGGCTGGTATCCTTCTGAAAATGGGTGGGTATGGTTTCCTACGGTTCTCGCTTCCGATGTTTCCTGTGGCGTCTGAACAGCTTGCCTGGCTTATATATCTTCTGAGCTGTATTGCGATTATCTATACATCGCTGGTGGCCCTGCGTCAGACAGACATGAAAAAACTGATTGCCTATTCATCGGTTGCGCATATGGGGTTTGTGACCATCGGTATTTTCGCCTTTAATATTCAGGGCATCGAAGGTTCGATTGTGGTGATGCTGGCTCATGGTTTTGTTGCCTCGGCACTCTTCCTTTGTGTCGGTGTTGTTTATGACCGCCTTCATACGCGGGATATTGACCGTTATGGCGGTCTTGTCAATATCATGCCAAAATATGCACTGGTCTTTATGTTCTTTACTATGGCGTCTGTTGGCCTGCCGGGTACTGCTAACTTCGTCGGTGAGGTGCTGGTGCTTGTCGGTATCTTTAAGGTCAGCACCTGGACAACCTTCTTTGCACTCTTCGGGGTCATTCTTGGTGCAGCCTATATGCTTTATCTCTATAGACGGGTTGTGTTTGGTGATCTTACCAAGGAAGATCTTAAAGCCATGCTTGATCTTGATAAGCGTGAAATACTGGTCTTCGCACCGCTAGTTATCCTGACCTTATGGCTTGGCGTCTATCCGACTTCATTCATGGATTTTATACATGTGTCTGTTGATAATCTTGTCACCCAGCATGAAGCCTCTATGGCAACATATCATGCTGCCGTTCAAACCGTAGCCGGAAATTAG
- the nuoK gene encoding NADH-quinone oxidoreductase subunit NuoK, whose translation MEIGIEHYLTVAAMLFTLGVFGIFLNRKNVIIILLSVELILLSVNINLVAFSSYMGDLVGQVFTMLILTVAAAEASIGLAILVVYFRNRGSIAVEDIHLMKG comes from the coding sequence ATGGAAATTGGAATTGAACATTACCTAACCGTTGCAGCCATGCTTTTTACGCTGGGTGTTTTTGGTATTTTCCTGAACAGAAAGAATGTGATTATCATTCTGCTTTCTGTGGAGCTTATCCTGCTTTCGGTAAATATAAATCTGGTGGCTTTTTCATCCTATATGGGTGATTTGGTAGGTCAGGTCTTTACCATGTTGATTTTAACAGTTGCAGCCGCCGAGGCCTCAATCGGACTAGCCATACTTGTGGTTTACTTCCGTAACCGGGGTTCGATTGCGGTTGAAGACATTCATCTGATGAAGGGATAA